The region AAACGCCGGGAAACGATAAGGGGAGCGGCGCTGCTGCTGCATCGCCGGAATCTGCCTGCCGCCTTGGTTCATGGGAATCGGAAGCGGTTGGGGGCGCGAAGTCGGGCAGCGCCGGGGCGTGGGTGGATATAGCGCAACTTTATCCCGGCCGTGGCCCCATGGCTACGCGCCGAGGCGCGGGGAAAACCCGTGGACCGGCGCCAGTAACATATCCACACCAACATTCAGATAATTTCAACAACTTATTGCGGATCTCCCTCTGCCGGCGCCGCTTCGCCCCCCTACACTTCCTTCACCAGCCGCTGCAGCCCGCAAACTTTCAGCCAGGCCACGCAGCATAACGATATTCAGATTTTCGAAATCAAAAGGATCGAAATCATGACCACCGCCTCCACCCGCGTTGCCATCGTCTACCACAGCGGCTACGGCCACACCGCCCGCCAGGCCCAGGCCGTCGCGCGCGGCGCCGGCAGCGTTGCGGGCGCCGAAAGCCTGCTGATCCCGGTCGAGGACATCGACCAGCACTGGGACACCCTGGAACAGGTCGATGCCATCATCTTTGGCGCGCCGACCTACATGGGCAGCGCCTCGGCCCAGTTCAAGGGCTTCATGGACGCGACCTCGCGCAACGTGTTCGCCAAGGGCGGCAAGTGGGCCAACAAGGTGGCCGCCGGCTTTACCAACGCCGCCTCGCGCTCCGGCGACAAGCTGGCGACGCTGCAGCAGATCGCCATCTTCGCGGCGCAGCACGGCATGCACTGGGTCAACCTGGGCCTGCCCCCGGGCCACAACAATTCCAAGTCGACCGAGGACTCGCTGAACCGCCACGGCTTCTTCCTGGGCGCGGCCGCGCAATCGGATGCGGATGTCAGCGCCGAGGTGGCGCCGCCGCCGGCGGACCTGCGCACCGCCGAGCACCTGGGTGCGCGCGTGGCCGAAGTCGCGCAGCAGCTGGTCGCGGGGCGGCAGGCGCTGGCGGCGCTGAAGGAAGCGGCCTGATCGCAGGGCCGGCCGGGCGCCAGTCCCGGCCGGGCCGGCAAGCGGGGCACTGGCCCCCGCTGTCCGAGGCCCGATTCCTGCGACGGCCGTGCGCTCAGTACAGGACCTCCAGCGCATCGAACAGCTCGATGTCCCTTTGCGCCGCCGAACGCGCGCGGCGCCGGATTTCCTCCAGCAGGCAGTCGGTGAAGCATTGCGCGGCGGGGCTGCGCATGGCGTTATGGCGTGTAATGATGCCAAGCCGGCTGGTCTCGAACCGCTCGGCCAGCGGCAGGGCGTGGACCCAGCCCCGCATCGGCTCGGCCAACAGCAGCGGCTGCGGACAATAGCTGATCATGCCGGCGTTGCGCACCAACTCCAGCAGCAATGCGGTCGAATGCGCGCAATGCAGGCGGGCCGGGTCGATGCGCGCCTCATGCTGCCAGAACAGGTTGCGCATAAAGGGTTCGTAGCTGGCCGCGGTGTAGTTCACGACCCAGTCCTGCTCCAGCAACCCGTGCAGCGAGCGCGCTTGCGCGCACGGATGCCCGCGCCGCGCGATGACGCATGAGCCATAGGACAACAACGGCTCGCATTCGAACTCCTGCGTGGACATCGCCGCCGTAAACGGCCCCACCGCGAAGTCCAGGGTGCCTTCGCGCAAGCGCGGCAAGGCCACCGCGGTCAGTCCTTCGAAGATCTCGACCTGCACACCCGGCATGCGCTCGCGAAAGCGCAGCATCACGCGCGGCAGGAACGTCAGCATGACCCACGGCGTGACGCTCAGGCTCACCCGCCCCACCCCTTCGCCGCGCAGCGTAGCCAGTTCTTCACTGGCGCGGGCGAGCTGCCCGACCACCAGCCTGGCATGGCCCAGCATGCGCTGCCCCGCTTCGGTCAGCGCCACGCCGGTGGCAGTGCGCGACAGCAACGGCAGTCGCGCCTCGCTTTCCAGCTCGCGCAGCGCCTTGGTCAACGCTGCCTGCGATAGCCCGACCAGCCGGGCGGCGGCGCGGATGCTGCCGGCATCGGCCACCGCGACAAGGGCCTGGATCTGGTGCAGTTTCATCGGCATGGGTCTCCGGCAGGGTGACAACCAGTAGTTGTCAGGATAACAGTATTGCGGCTGGCGGCTCGTGCGGGCGCTGCATAAGATCGGCACACATCATTCCGCGCCAGCACCTACCGGAGACGCCATGCACCCCGATCCCGTCCTGCCCGGCATCCGCGCCATCGAAGCAGAAATGGTGGACCTGCGCCACCGCATCCACGCCCACCCCGAACTGGGCTTCGAGGAATTCGCCACCAGCGACCTCGTGGCCGAATGCCTGCAGGGCTGGGGCTATGCCGTGCATCGCGGCCTGGGCGGCACCGGCGTAGTCGGCACGCTGCGTCATGGCGAGGGCCGCGCCATCGGCCTGCGTGCCGACATGGATGCCTTGCCGATCCAGGAAACCACGGGCCTGCCGTATGCCAGCAAGCTCGACGGCAAGATGCATGCGTGCGGCCATGACGGCCATACCGCGACGCTGCTGGCCGCCGCCCGCTACCTCGCCGAACACAAGCCCTTCCAGGGCACGCTGCATGTCATCTTCCAGCCGGCCGAGGAAGGCATGGGCGGTGCCCGCGAGATGATCCGCGACGGCCTGTTTCGGCTGTTCCCGTGCGATGCGGTGTTCGCGCTGCACAACATGCCCGGCCATCCCACCGGCAAGTTCGGCTTCCTGGGCGGGCCGTTCATGGCGTCGTCAGACACCGTCACGATCCGCGTCAGCGGGCGCGGCGGCCACGGCGCGGTGCCGCACCGGGCGGTCGATCCGGTGGTGGCGTGCGCGTCGATGGTGATGGCCTTGCAATCCGTGGTGGCGCGCAACGTCAATCCGCTCGACATGGCGATCGTCACCGTCGGCGCGATCGAAGCCGGCAAGGCGCCCAACGTGATTCCGGAAAGCGCCGAGCTGCGCCTGTCGGTGCGCGCGCTGAAGGCCGGCGTGCGCGACCTGCTGCAGGCACGCATCACCGCGCTGGCCCATGCGCAGGCCGAGAGCTTCGGTGCCACCGCCGAAGTGCGCTACGACCGCCGCTACCCCGTGCTGGTCAACGACCCGGCCATCACCGAGTTCGCACGCGAGGTTGCACGCGACTGGCTGGGCGCGGACGGCCTGATCGAAGACATGGCGCCGCTGACCGGCAGCGAGGATTTCTCTTTCATGCTGGAAGCGTGCCCGGGCTGCTATCTGATCGTCGGCAACGGCGACGGCGAGGGCGGCTGCATGGTCCACAACCCCGGCTATGACTTCAACGACGAATGCCTGCCGCTCGCGGCCACCTACTGGGTAAAGCTGGTCGAGCGCTACCTGGGCTGACCCGCGCCCGCCATCTGCCAAGACCGGCCCGCAGGCCGGCGCCACCCTTCATGGAGACACCGCATGTCGACACCACTTCCCGCGCAGCCGCTGGACGGCGCCTTCGTCGCGCCGGTCCCGCGCGCCGCGCCCCGCCGCCGCGTGATTGCCGCCATCACCATCGGCAATGGCCTCGAGTTCTACGATTTCACGGTCTACAGCTTCTTCGCCGTGCTGATCGGCAAGCTGTTCTTTCCGGTTTCCGGCGGCATTGGCCAGCTGATGCTGTCCCTGGCGACCTTTGGCGTGGGCTTTGTCGCGCGCCCGCTCGGGGGCTTGCTGATCGGGCTCTATGCCGACCGTGTCGGCCGCAAGCCGGCGATGGCGCTGACGCTGTGGCTGATGGGGCTGGGTTCGCTGCTGTTCGTGGTCGCGCCCACCTACGCGCAGGCCGGCATGGCGGCGCCGCTGCTGATCGTGCTGGCGCGGCTGCTGCAGGGCTTCGCGCTCGGCGGTGAAGTCGGCGCCTCGACGGCGCTGCTGATGGAGTACGCCGATGACCACTCGCGCGGCTACTACGGCAGCTGGCAGCTGTTCAGCCAGGGCGTCAGCGTGCTGCTGGGCGCGGTCGTCGGGCTGTCGCTGACCAACGGGCTGTCGCCCGACGCCCTGCAAAGCTGGGGGTGGCGCGTGCCGTTCGCCATCGGCATCCTGGTCATCCCGCTGGGCCTCTATATTCGCCGCCACCTGGAGGAAACCGCCGGGGCGCCGGCCGCCGGCGCGCCGGGCCATGAAGGCGCCGGCCTGGCCGGGATCTTCGGTGCGCACGGACGCGTCGTGGTTGC is a window of Cupriavidus taiwanensis LMG 19424 DNA encoding:
- a CDS encoding MFS transporter, yielding MSTPLPAQPLDGAFVAPVPRAAPRRRVIAAITIGNGLEFYDFTVYSFFAVLIGKLFFPVSGGIGQLMLSLATFGVGFVARPLGGLLIGLYADRVGRKPAMALTLWLMGLGSLLFVVAPTYAQAGMAAPLLIVLARLLQGFALGGEVGASTALLMEYADDHSRGYYGSWQLFSQGVSVLLGAVVGLSLTNGLSPDALQSWGWRVPFAIGILVIPLGLYIRRHLEETAGAPAAGAPGHEGAGLAGIFGAHGRVVVAGVLVTIGGTSATYIVLHYMTSYAATVLKIPLGLSMAAGCVAALVQVALSAQAGRLSDRIGRKPAILWSRVAMLALIYPAFMLLNARPSLGMLLAVVAVLALLLVLNTVPSVVLITELFPRRIRASGLSVVYCIGVLIFGGFAQLIATWLIELTGNASAPALYVIGCGLISLVGLAMVPETAGKRLD
- a CDS encoding LysR family transcriptional regulator, producing the protein MPMKLHQIQALVAVADAGSIRAAARLVGLSQAALTKALRELESEARLPLLSRTATGVALTEAGQRMLGHARLVVGQLARASEELATLRGEGVGRVSLSVTPWVMLTFLPRVMLRFRERMPGVQVEIFEGLTAVALPRLREGTLDFAVGPFTAAMSTQEFECEPLLSYGSCVIARRGHPCAQARSLHGLLEQDWVVNYTAASYEPFMRNLFWQHEARIDPARLHCAHSTALLLELVRNAGMISYCPQPLLLAEPMRGWVHALPLAERFETSRLGIITRHNAMRSPAAQCFTDCLLEEIRRRARSAAQRDIELFDALEVLY
- a CDS encoding flavodoxin family protein, whose product is MSTTYCGSPSAGAASPPYTSFTSRCSPQTFSQATQHNDIQIFEIKRIEIMTTASTRVAIVYHSGYGHTARQAQAVARGAGSVAGAESLLIPVEDIDQHWDTLEQVDAIIFGAPTYMGSASAQFKGFMDATSRNVFAKGGKWANKVAAGFTNAASRSGDKLATLQQIAIFAAQHGMHWVNLGLPPGHNNSKSTEDSLNRHGFFLGAAAQSDADVSAEVAPPPADLRTAEHLGARVAEVAQQLVAGRQALAALKEAA
- a CDS encoding M20 aminoacylase family protein encodes the protein MHPDPVLPGIRAIEAEMVDLRHRIHAHPELGFEEFATSDLVAECLQGWGYAVHRGLGGTGVVGTLRHGEGRAIGLRADMDALPIQETTGLPYASKLDGKMHACGHDGHTATLLAAARYLAEHKPFQGTLHVIFQPAEEGMGGAREMIRDGLFRLFPCDAVFALHNMPGHPTGKFGFLGGPFMASSDTVTIRVSGRGGHGAVPHRAVDPVVACASMVMALQSVVARNVNPLDMAIVTVGAIEAGKAPNVIPESAELRLSVRALKAGVRDLLQARITALAHAQAESFGATAEVRYDRRYPVLVNDPAITEFAREVARDWLGADGLIEDMAPLTGSEDFSFMLEACPGCYLIVGNGDGEGGCMVHNPGYDFNDECLPLAATYWVKLVERYLG